The proteins below are encoded in one region of Glandiceps talaboti chromosome 17, keGlaTala1.1, whole genome shotgun sequence:
- the LOC144448188 gene encoding uncharacterized protein LOC144448188: MTTNSSTDPPAVLIVSDRFGLPFQRGTPTAVRLLASIFQAIGFSVYCTVLKVTEQERKEAEQSHVELICPNPRDVLKRREPNHDWFYSCNIYFPDIEKLKNVKIMTGIAIVTSDATLTTKDQLLSMAKYYIAHLWPSDVSPPSIAGWNKEEFLARAESLEKESKSATAIISLDDQTFNDIRHRFQEFADKHFQVYPTANKKYLSLSQPAEPQTSQRPRILSFLEECDLVHMDSHKLLAQAINKVAEKYCNGSEQPPKWRILGLPEADESRIQTTLQPHTLLDIIPSSMPTLQYMERELCYSHVLLIPPIPGMNSHQLMLSAMSLGIPLLVSKYSPCHDLIKEHFPLQIDNMVVDMKNAEKFADKIVSILRDPAVYWKSARQVKEKLRTTINPVVEQRNLPFIAKIQEDMKTSEDLSLDPDFERWCQSHGLEKDTMKKFHREHITNTDILKALDEEDINMLGLPIGQRGLLRQVWRQLSKPGKATTSSDAEKLKAEKHEQKTDTEVKYEDKLSDEDIGQDQSVHQGKDDKLVQEEDSKTHPITDDESVLGTGQIADSPEASERIDSDNPIRSRDDDSRCGEQDNTQLRMGSEDSDNLSSHHAESRKPGHMSLHLNTVGGIPMAGVPIGDVERDYYHLPEVLEETPKNINNMHSGLHVEAAEGNSVRYTIACETIDALEYLWKEYEALNVNKLVTSTTITDKTLKEIGALYLSIQTTLDIEEYEQCRRELHGKDDMTVSSQQEAADGDGERETKLKSQNRELRTETYELKTTITSLQGQIKECNDRIQVLNKTVKENEKMKVDVAVLQATVKERDIQIEILKENLGESEKEKAVLLDKIIHLSKENNELRESTGKERETSLSEENRQLKEEVTNLKKEVEDLQKKNIAKLKEISRLEFEILKIKGEVKG; this comes from the exons ATGACTACAAACTCATCCACAGACCCTCCAGCTGTTCTCATCGTAAGTGACAGGTTTGGATTACCTTTTCAAAGAGGCACTCCTACCGCAGTTCGACTACTAGCATCCATCTTTCAAGCAATAGGGTTTTCAGTTTATTGCACGGTTTTGAAGGTGACTGAACAGGAACGTAAAGAAGCAGAGCAGAGTCATGTTGAACTGATTTGTCCTAACCCAAGAGATGTACTAAAACGTAGGGAACCAAACCATGATTGGTTTTACTCATGTAACATTTATTTTCCGGACATTGAAAAACTGAAAAACGTGAAAATAATGACAGGGATTGCTATAGTAACATCTGATGCAACCTTGACAACGAAAGATCAGCTCCTGTCTATGGCAAAATATTACATCGCACACCTGTGGCCCTCAGATGTCTCCCCTCCCAGTATTGCAGGTTGGAATAAAGAGGAGTTCTTAGCACGTGCTGAAAGTTTGGAGAAAGAAAGTAAATCGGCCACTGCGATCATTTCTCTCGATGACCAGACCTTTAATGACATTCGACACAGGTTTCAGGAATTTGCAGACAAACATTTCCAAGTTTACCCAACtgctaataaaaaatatttgagtTTGAGTCAACCAGCAGAACCTCAAACGTCCCAAAGGCCTCGCATCCTGTCCTTCCTTGAGGAATGTGATCTAGTACAtatggacagtcacaaactttTGGCACAGGCCATCAATAAAGTTGCCGAAAAGTATTGTAATGGAAGTGAGCAACCACCGAAGTGGAGAATCCTGGGTCTCCCAGAAGCTGACGAAAGCCGAATCCAGACGACGCTTCAACCACACACACTGCTAGATATCATTCCATCGTCGATGCCAACCTTGCAATACATGGAAAGAGAACTGTGTTACTCTCATGTCCTGCTGATCCCACCAATTCCGGGAATGAATTCCCATCAATTAATGTTATCAGCTATGTCACTTGGAATACCTTTGTTGGTATCTAAGTATTCCCCCTGTCATGATTTAATCAAGGAACATTTCCCACTACAAATTGACAACATGGTGGTTGACATGAAAAATGCTGAAAAGTTCGCAGATAAGATCGTTTCCATTCTTCGCGATCCTGCAGTTTATTGGAAGTCAGCTCGGCAAGTGAAAGAGAAGTTGAGGACTACTATAAATCCCGTCGTTGAACAGAGAAATCTTCCGTTTATTGCAAAGATTCAGGAAGACATGAAAACCTCTGAAGATTTGAGCTTAGATCCAG ATTTCGAAAGATGGTGCCAAAGCCATGGTCTGGAGAAAGACACAATGAAAAAGTTTCACAGAGAGCATATAACAAATACAGACATCCTTAAGGCATTGGATGAAGAGGACATAAATATGTTGGGGCTACCTATAGGACAACGTGGTTTATTACGACAGGTGTGGAGACAGCTATCAAAACCAGGCAAAGCAACTACTTCATCTGATGCAGAAAAGCTGAAAGCTGAAAAACATGAGCAAAAAACAGATACAGAGGTTAAATATGAAG ACAAACTATCAGATGAAGATATTGGTCAAGATCAAAGTGTCCATCAAGGAAAAGATGATAAACTCG TGCAAGAAGAAGACAGCAAAACTCATCCCATAACTGATGATGAAAGTGTCCTTGGAACTGGACAAA TTGCTGATTCTCCAGAAGCCAGTGAAAGAATTGACAGTGACAACCCCATCAGATCTAGAGATGATGATAGCAGATGTGGTGAACAAG ACAACACGCAGCTACGTATGGGGAGTGAAGATAGCGATAACCTGAGTAGTCACCATGCAGAAAGTCGAAAACCAG GACATATGAGCCTACATCTAAACACCGTAGGTGGTATTCCTATGGCAGGTGTACCAATTGGAGATGTTGAACGAGACTACTATCACCTACCAGAAGTTCTGGAGGAGACACCCAAGAATATCAACAACATGCATTCTGGTCTCCACGTAGAAGCTGCTGAAGGTAACAGTGTCAGGTACACAATAGCATGTGAGACGATAGATGCCTTGGAATATCTATGGAAGGAATATGAAGCCCTGAATGTCAACAAACTGGTAACATCTACAACCATCACAGATAAAACACTGAAAGAGATTGGTGCCTTGTACTTATCCATACAGACTACATTGGACATAGAGGAATATGAACAGTGCAGGAGAGAACTACATGGAAAGG atGACATGACAGTATCAAGTCAACAAGAAGCGGCTGATGGTGACGGTGAAAGAGAAACCAAACTAAAAAGTCAAAACAGAGAGCTAAGAACAGAGACATATGAACTTAAAACCACCATTACAAGTTTACAGGGACAGATAAAAGAATGCAATGATAGAATCCAAGTTCTAAATAAAACTGTCAAAGAAAACGAAAAAATGAAAGTAGATGTTGCTGTGCTGCAAGCAACTGTTAAAGAGAGAGATATCCAAATAGAAATACTTAAAGAGAATTTAGGTGAAAGTGAAAAAGAGAAGGCAGTTCTTTTAGACAAAATAATTCACTTAAGTAAGGAAAATAATGAGTTGAGGGAATCTACAGGGAAGGAAAGGGAAACATCTCTTTCAGAGGAAAACCGACAACTAAAAGAAGAAGTCACCAATCTGAAGAAAGAAGTTGAGGATCTGCAAAAGAAGAATATTGCTAAACTGAAGGAGATTAGTAGACTTGAATTTGAGATATTGAAGATAAAAGGCGAAGTTAAAGGTTAG